ACTCGCTCGATATAGTTATCGCACACTTCCAGGATATTTTTGGCGTGTCCCGACCTGGCCAAAGTGTAGTGGAACAATTTGCCGTCGAAATACAGCCACGGACAGCACATAAGCCATGGCAACGGCGCTCCGCAGGCGTCATTGGCCAATATGGCCATGTCGACGCCTTTCATAAAGAGGGCGGCCAATTGGACGCCTCGACTCGACACCACGTTTAGCTAGCATTGTTTTAATTCGCTAACTGTTTGCTTTCTAATTGACGGAAATATTGATACTAACCGTCAACTCTTGCAAATGCTGTACGTTCATGAGATTGGGATTGAACGCCTGGCATAGGAAGGCGTCCAATTCGTTTCGACGCATTATGGGCTTCTCCTGGGACATTATATATCTggggaaaaaatatatgatgtCAAATTTCGTTTTACTCTCAGCCGTTATAGCTGGCCATCCCAAGTTTTTACCATGAATaaatccccccccccccccaaataATAATGATGAATTGCGACAAtagttaatatttgtttaggCCCTCGCTCATGTCAACTGGTCAAAAAAACATGTGACTATACAATTAGCACTGTCTTACCTTAGCACACAAgccataattaataaatgctgAGGCACGTACGCCGTGTTCAAAATGAGCGGCGTATCTGAATTGAGGCAAGATAAAAACGCCCGCATACGTCTTCTCTGATCGTCCACCGCAGGTCCGAACCATAGTCGCTGAAGCGTGGGTACCGCCCAGGGTAAAGGTTCCGCTTTCACCGACTCGGGACGCTGGTAGGGATTCGATCTACTATACACCCACTCCTTAATCAAAATATCCGGCTGAGGGGCGTCCTCCGGTAAATCACCGATCTCTAAAAGAAAGTTTATTCCAGGTTGAAAGCACGTTTCTTTCGTTCTCACCCTTTTTTTTGGAATGTACATATCGGAGGTGATGCAGGTTAAAAAGCACTGCATACACTCTCTGTCGTAGAGGTAAATAAATATCGTGAATAGGCGGTAACTCCCTGTTGCCCTCGTCTTCCATTAGACAGGGCAGTCGCACTTCTTGAGTGCTTAAAACGTGAAGAATTGAGGGCACCATCAGACCCTTTTGATGACGCAATGAAGCCGTGCGCAGCACGTCATTCGAAACTGATGGGGTAACCACGTTTTCTaaccaaaattattaattaagaaacACAAATGGCTAAATTATCAAACGTGAAACTAccatgtttcaaattttgctttCCTGAAGTGGATGGAATGCCATAGGATGTATTTGACTCTGGTTTGCTTTTCGCGGATGGAGTTTTGCTTTCTGAGGACTCTGTTGAAGAACTCCCATTTGCAACCCCATTAACTTTTTGAACAGAATCCGAATTTACTGGTTTATCTTCtataatcacaaaaatttcgattatttcCCCTAAATCTttcgttttaatattttacctgATGAGGTTAAAAGCATACCCATTTCCACAAAATCCGAGGACATTACACTGTTCGCAGTTAGGAGGTTATAGTTCTGTAATGTCTCGATCTACAACCATAAAACATGTAAATAATTGTGATAAAGTAGCTCGCAAAGCAACATACTTGTTGCTCTGATGTCTCAGACGCAAATCCAGACTCATCTATTTGGGGTTCCTCTTTTTGTGATTGTGGCTCCTTCTTTTCTTGTGTTTTACCTTTTGGTTTAACTAAGATACAAAATAAGATCAAATTTTCCCCCATACTCCTGAAAAATTGGCGTACCTGGCGCGCCATATTTCAGGAAGCCACTGGCGGTTCCATTTAGATAGTATTGAACTGATTGTTTAAATCTAGAGGCTCTTTTATCATCTAATGATCCAAAAACGGCGACAACTAGGGACTCCATATTGGCTGCAGGTGGCAATGTGCGCACAAATTCAGCCAAAGCTTTCACAGCACTTTCAGAATTATGTTCCTCATTTTTGCTGAGATTAATCCGCCGGTGCAAATCCTGCAGCTCATTCTCAGGCAACAAAAAGTTTCCTAGCAGAGTTgccatgatacatatttgtTCCTGG
The sequence above is drawn from the Euwallacea fornicatus isolate EFF26 chromosome 38, ASM4011564v1, whole genome shotgun sequence genome and encodes:
- the LOC136349545 gene encoding constitutive coactivator of PPAR-gamma-like protein 1 homolog isoform X1, encoding MPRFWSFSSRVVVKFNIKGVSYLGNSGAKQVIVMGIQDLQTFLESPSLEGSSVSVDLLKIARNVSQRQQPHNTNRKIRPIGGNKLRLIIDAENCLDRLYGGYYSDWACGGQWNRMVQYLSLLCGALEHGNIEIAVVFNGTIEQCRMEEWKAEQANVRQKVGMVLKHINTKGTPPPKVWWTPPISLRASLRMALRHLGIYVMCTMDDHHQEVIAYCREYGFHGLLADDAEYAAFDPPRYFSSEHLKLTYKSSVETKEYMLSVLTKTLNVTQEQICIMATLLGNFLLPENELQDLHRRINLSKNEEHNSESAVKALAEFVRTLPPAANMESLVVAVFGSLDDKRASRFKQSVQYYLNGTASGFLKYGAPVKPKGKTQEKKEPQSQKEEPQIDESGFASETSEQQIETLQNYNLLTANSVMSSDFVEMGMLLTSSEDKPVNSDSVQKVNGVANGSSSTESSESKTPSAKSKPESNTSYGIPSTSGKQNLKHENVVTPSVSNDVLRTASLRHQKGLMVPSILHVLSTQEVRLPCLMEDEGNRELPPIHDIYLPLRQRVYAVLFNLHHLRYVHSKKKEIGDLPEDAPQPDILIKEWVYSRSNPYQRPESVKAEPLPWAVPTLQRLWFGPAVDDQRRRMRAFLSCLNSDTPLILNTAYVPQHLLIMACVLRYIMSQEKPIMRRNELDAFLCQAFNPNLMNVQHLQELTLNVVSSRGVQLAALFMKGVDMAILANDACGAPLPWLMCCPWLYFDGKLFHYTLARSGHAKNILEVCDNYIERVVKVERMRKAVLEGLDVKFAKVQPPQFQPGPFLRTGIPAAYLPTPSLPSNRNGPGLRGRPIPSRGGQLQVAGVVVGSWGANYGFQNNVRNVPQIMPSGMVYRGRGRGYNGGGYNRGRPQKGGMPSYPVANRKNQGNKKRNTNKSNKEKQAKGLASLTVKTDAGDVPVSDVIDEMNGSSSSPTENPEDCIKQTDHKGQRGAPNPIQV
- the LOC136349545 gene encoding constitutive coactivator of PPAR-gamma-like protein 1 homolog isoform X2, which translates into the protein MPRFWSFSSRVVVKFNIKGVSYLGNSGAKQVIVMGIQDLQTFLESPSLEGSSVSVDLLKIARNVSQRQQPHNTNRKIRPIGGNKLRLIIDAENCLDRLYGGYYSDWACGGQWNRMVQYLSLLCGALEHGNIEIAVVFNGTIEQCRMEEWKAEQANVRQKVGMVLKHINTKGTPPPKVWWTPPISLRASLRMALRHLGIYVMCTMDDHHQEVIAYCREYGFHGLLADDAEYAAFDPPRYFSSEHLKLTYKSSVETKEYMLSVLTKTLNVTQEQICIMATLLGNFLLPENELQDLHRRINLSKNEEHNSESAVKALAEFVRTLPPAANMESLVVAVFGSLDDKRASRFKQSVQYYLNGTASGFLKYGAPVKPKGKTQEKKEPQSQKEEPQIDESGFASETSEQQIETLQNYNLLTANSVMSSDFVEMGMLLTSSEDKPVNSDSVQKVNGVANGSSSTESSESKTPSAKSKPESNTSYGIPSTSGKQNLKHENVVTPSVSNDVLRTASLRHQKGLMVPSILHVLSTQEVRLPCLMEDEGNRELPPIHDIYLPLRQRVYAVLFNLHHLRYVHSKKKEIGDLPEDAPQPDILIKEWVYSRSNPYQRPESVKAEPLPWAVPTLQRLWFGPAVDDQRRRMRAFLSCLNSDTPLILNTAYVPQHLLIMACVLRYIMSQEKPIMRRNELDAFLCQAFNPNLMNVQHLQELTLNVVSSRGVQLAALFMKGVDMAILANDACGAPLPWLMCCPWLYFDGKLFHYTLARSGHAKNILEVCDNYIERVVKVERMRKAVLEGLDVKFAKVQPPQFQPGIPAAYLPTPSLPSNRNGPGLRGRPIPSRGGQLQVAGVVVGSWGANYGFQNNVRNVPQIMPSGMVYRGRGRGYNGGGYNRGRPQKGGMPSYPVANRKNQGNKKRNTNKSNKEKQAKGLASLTVKTDAGDVPVSDVIDEMNGSSSSPTENPEDCIKQTDHKGQRGAPNPIQV